TGTTATTCAAAGCGAAGTTATGAACCTGCTTTAACCTCATCGACATTTAGTTTTTAGGTCACGATTTTTGAAAAACTAAGATTAATACACTTTCAATGCTGATTTGAGAGTTTGCAAAGTATATAATCTTCAGGAGATGTTTGAAATATGATTTTTTAGCCTTATTTTTTATTGAAATGATTTTAGTTTTAATGTGTGAATTCCGCACATAGGTGAGATAAATGAAATTCATTTTTTGGAATGCAATGAATAAATTAATGAAACAAATAATTTACATACTATTAACAATGATTCTTTCTTCTTGCTCTACTTCAACAGGAACAAGAACAGGCCTTAAAAGCATTGATAAACCAAAAGGGTTTGATAAAACGGAACTTGGACAAGAGTATAGTAAACTTCAAAAGATTTATAATGAAGAAAGACTTGATTTGTTTAAATCTCAATCATATGATGTAATCCAATTGGCTAAGAAATATGAAAATCAAAGTGAATTATACCTTTCAGAAGTTTATAATGAAAGTGCATTGTGTCTTAGAGTTGCAAACATGGAATTCAATGGTTTTAATGAATTTCCTAACAAAGACACGATATTAGATTTGTATATGCGCGCATACAAGCTTATTAATGAAAATGATAAAAAATTAACGTCAACATTTGCTGAAACGGTTTTCCAATTAGCGGATTGCTTAGAGCAAGACAATAATTTTGAATCTGCAATAAAATATCGGAAAGAGTATTATAATTTGAAAAAATCAATCTATGGAGAAGAAAACATCCAAACGGCTGACCCATTGATGTGGATTGGAGGTAACTATGAACATCAAGGTCAACTTGATTCTGCTTTGAAATATTACAGAATGGAAGTGAAATTAAGAGTGGCAAACTTTACTACAAAAAATAAAAAAGCAATTGAATCTCGTCTGAAAACAATAAAAGAAATAGAAGAAAAACTACTCTGAATAAAACTTAAATTGCACTAAAATGCAGTTTATTATTAAGCCGTTGTTAACAATAAGAAATGATAGATCGCTTAAAAATAAATTATAGACTTGATTCTCCATCAGAGGAGCAAATAATTAAAATGTGGAAAGATTTGAAATTAACGCCATTATCTCAATGGTCAGATAGTACCGAAAAATTGAGATTAGCATTCGAAAAAACACATTGTAATGGTGGAATTCAACTGCATAAGTTTCAAATAAGTGACAATCCGCATTTTCATTGGTTTGCAGTTAGAAATAGATTAGATGAGATTAACTTCATTAAAAAGCTATTTCAAAGACCAGAATTAAAGCACTATCGAAAAGCGCTTAAGGTCGAAAATGATAAACTCAAAATTAAATCTTTTAATTGGTATAGTGACATTTTCGACCTTTCTGGAATATTCGCTCGGATTTTAGGACAAGGGGGAGCTTATGAAAATTTAGATGCGATAAAAGCGTGGGAGGTCTCAACGGATTTCGTTAAGAATGAATTCGGAAATAGGTTTGATGAATTTAACAGATTCTCATATGAAACTGAAGGAGCAAATTGGTTCTGTAATATAGCGTGGGACTATTCGTTTTTGCTATTTGATAAAAGAAATAATCAAGTAATATTAATTGATGTAACGGATACGGATTAATTTTAAAACTAGCAACACTTATGTTGTACTTAATCATAATAGATAAATGGCAAGTGGCTTTATAATATTAAAAGATGGAAGGTGTTTTGCAAGAAGGTGGACTGGGTACGATGAGATAATTCGAATAGCTATAACTGAATTAGAGCAAATTGAGAATGGAAAGGATTTGGCTGAATGGTTAATGTTGCAAATTCCAAACTCAGAAGATGATGAAAGTGCTGATGCAGGTTGGGGGTTTCATAATTCTCGTATTGACGAATGGATAAACAGGGAGTTGGATTTAAGAAGTCTAACTAAGGAAAATCAAAAATTATTCTGGAGAGCAATTCAAAAAGGTAAAAATAAGCTGACAGAACAAGGTGTAGGTTATTCGCCACTTTCATTTGATTTTTTTTATGTGTTTTATGATATGTGCGAACGAGCTGAAAAAGGTGAGCCCCCTTTGGCGTTGACTGATTGGAATAAACTTGCCGATCCATGTACAGAACAAAACGGTCCAGGCTGGAAAAAATAAAATGAAAAGCTAAAAGTAAATAGCTCGCTACGTTAGCTTATGTCATTCTCAGCTAGTTTCATATCTCTGATACGAATTCTATATGAACTCTGAATCTTAAGCATAATCTTAAACGTGGGTTAAGGTGTTGTCTAAATTGTCATTCAAAATGGAGTTATGTAATGTTCCCCCCTTTTTTAGGACCGCAAAGTAGTTA
The Aureibacter tunicatorum DNA segment above includes these coding regions:
- a CDS encoding tetratricopeptide repeat protein, whose protein sequence is MKQIIYILLTMILSSCSTSTGTRTGLKSIDKPKGFDKTELGQEYSKLQKIYNEERLDLFKSQSYDVIQLAKKYENQSELYLSEVYNESALCLRVANMEFNGFNEFPNKDTILDLYMRAYKLINENDKKLTSTFAETVFQLADCLEQDNNFESAIKYRKEYYNLKKSIYGEENIQTADPLMWIGGNYEHQGQLDSALKYYRMEVKLRVANFTTKNKKAIESRLKTIKEIEEKLL